From the genome of Adhaeribacter pallidiroseus:
ACCGGCAACTAATAAACCAAAAATGCCGAAGGCAACAGATTCCCATTTACGACGTTTCTAAACAAGGGGCCTTTGTGTATAGTCCGACTAATTAACTTCTCATAAAGTAAAGCCTCTAGGGCAAGGTTGGTTTCTAGTACAATTTTTGATATTCATGCTTTATCTAAAAGTTGGATGGAAAATTTAATTAAACAATACTCAAGCAAGTACTTGGCTCTTCATTTTTAATTAGATTAAAGAATCGAACACCCCCACTTTTTTCGTACATATTATTGAATTTGTCAGGCTAGTTTTAAATCCGATAAGGCATGCATTATATAGATTACTACATCGAGAACCGGATTGGGTATATTACCTTAAACCGTCCGGAAAAACGTAACGCGCTTAACTACCAAGTTATAAGCGAATTAAAAGAAGCATTTGATTTAGCCGAAGGAGATGATGATTGTAAAGTTATTGTTTTAAAGGCAAACGGCGATGTATTTTGCGCCGGGGCTGATTTAGGTTACATGCAGGCTTTGCAGGAAAATACTTTCGAAGATAATTTAAATGATTCTACGCATTTGGCGCATTTATTTTATCAAATTTATACCCTTCGTAAAATGGTAATTGCTCAAGTGCAAGGACCCGCTATTGCCGGTGGTTGCGGATTGGCTACCGTATGCGATATTATCTTTGCCTCACCGGTTGCTACTTTTGGGTATACCGAAGTGAAAATTGGCTTTATTCCGGCTATAGTCAGCGTGTTTTTGCTGCGCAAAATAGGCGAAACCTATACCAAGCAACTGCTGCTTTCCGGCGATTTATTGTCGGCTGCCGAAGCTAAAAACATTGGTTTGTTAACTTATTTAGTTCCGGCTTCGGAATTAGAGGATCAAGTATTTGCCTTTGCTAATCGGATTTGTGAGCAAAATTCGCTGCAATCCATTGAATTAACCAAAGACTTGATTGCGCACCTGCAGGATATGGATTTGCAACGTGGGTTAAGTTATGCCGCCGAACGCAATGCTTATGCCCGCGAAACGCTGGATTACCGGCGGGGTATTACCTCTTTTTTAAACAAAGAAAAGATTTCCTGGTAATATAAAGTAAACATTTACGGTTGTATTAAGTTG
Proteins encoded in this window:
- a CDS encoding enoyl-CoA hydratase/isomerase family protein — its product is MHYIDYYIENRIGYITLNRPEKRNALNYQVISELKEAFDLAEGDDDCKVIVLKANGDVFCAGADLGYMQALQENTFEDNLNDSTHLAHLFYQIYTLRKMVIAQVQGPAIAGGCGLATVCDIIFASPVATFGYTEVKIGFIPAIVSVFLLRKIGETYTKQLLLSGDLLSAAEAKNIGLLTYLVPASELEDQVFAFANRICEQNSLQSIELTKDLIAHLQDMDLQRGLSYAAERNAYARETLDYRRGITSFLNKEKISW